Proteins co-encoded in one Haloarcula pelagica genomic window:
- a CDS encoding 2Fe-2S iron-sulfur cluster-binding protein: protein MVELVSIAGGAAVTLIVVALHYAKGTGWEAPEDISQEVLEQRAATVPETDFPEPYNRSIGGGGAAAIPAGEAGELGEGEEEEKEAGFDPDDIADDEVEYYEIEFAKEGETIEVANNETILDAGEDEGWDLPYACRQGQCISCAGHIQDGPAEEYIRHSQNDSLMDDDMEEGYCLTCVAYPVAEFSIETGESP from the coding sequence ATGGTCGAACTCGTAAGTATCGCTGGGGGGGCCGCGGTGACCCTGATCGTGGTGGCACTCCACTACGCGAAAGGGACCGGCTGGGAGGCCCCGGAGGACATCTCTCAGGAAGTCCTCGAACAGCGTGCTGCCACAGTGCCGGAGACGGACTTCCCCGAACCGTACAACCGGTCGATCGGCGGCGGCGGTGCCGCAGCGATCCCGGCCGGCGAGGCCGGCGAACTCGGTGAAGGCGAAGAAGAGGAAAAAGAGGCCGGCTTCGATCCCGACGACATCGCCGACGACGAGGTCGAGTACTACGAGATCGAGTTCGCGAAGGAAGGCGAGACCATCGAAGTCGCCAACAACGAGACGATCCTCGACGCCGGCGAAGACGAGGGGTGGGACCTCCCCTACGCCTGCCGACAGGGCCAGTGTATCTCCTGTGCCGGCCACATCCAGGACGGCCCGGCCGAGGAGTACATCCGCCACAGCCAGAACGACTCGCTGATGGACGACGATATGGAGGAAGGGTACTGCCTGACCTGTGTCGCCTACCCCGTCGCGGAGTTCAGCATCGAGACCGGCGAGTCCCCGTAA
- a CDS encoding SHOCT domain-containing protein — protein sequence MDTDHDAVTYGLVTGTLSLLILLVGLGGLALGIPWAWVAFPVGYGGVLPLTIGLLRRRSAAADRSSEPSPTDSGPLATLRERYARGEIDEGEFERRVEGLLETES from the coding sequence ATGGACACCGATCACGACGCTGTGACGTACGGACTCGTCACCGGGACGCTCTCTTTGCTGATATTGCTCGTCGGCCTCGGCGGGCTCGCGCTCGGGATTCCGTGGGCGTGGGTCGCCTTCCCGGTCGGCTACGGCGGCGTGTTGCCGCTGACGATCGGCCTCTTGCGACGCCGATCCGCGGCCGCCGACCGATCGTCGGAACCGTCGCCGACCGATTCGGGCCCGCTCGCGACGCTGCGCGAGCGGTACGCCCGCGGCGAGATCGACGAAGGGGAGTTCGAACGCCGTGTCGAGGGGCTGCTGGAGACGGAGTCGTAA
- the gnd gene encoding phosphogluconate dehydrogenase (NAD(+)-dependent, decarboxylating), translating into MELGVIGLGRMGRIVVDRVLDAGHDVVVFDIDEAAVADAAEAGARPAESIADLADSLGEEKRIWLMVPAGDPVDAALDELDGLVDEDDVVVDGGNSYFEDSVRRAESTDAAYLDCGTSGGPAGAELGFSLMIGGPEWAYEELTPVFDAVATGPAGHDRMGPAGSGHYVKMIHNGVEYALMQAYGEGFELLANGRYDLDLEAVARTWNNGAVIRSWLLELCEEAFREEGTDLGTVADRVEGGSTGTWTVQEALEQEVPVPLIYQALAERFGSRADDGRFSRRLASRLRYGFGRHDVPRR; encoded by the coding sequence ATGGAACTTGGCGTCATCGGACTCGGACGGATGGGTCGAATCGTCGTCGACCGCGTCCTCGATGCGGGGCACGACGTGGTCGTCTTCGACATCGACGAGGCGGCGGTCGCGGACGCCGCCGAGGCGGGGGCGCGCCCGGCAGAGAGCATCGCCGACCTCGCTGACAGTCTGGGCGAGGAGAAACGCATCTGGCTGATGGTGCCGGCCGGCGACCCGGTCGACGCCGCGCTGGACGAACTCGACGGCCTCGTCGACGAGGACGACGTGGTCGTCGACGGCGGGAACTCCTACTTCGAGGACTCCGTCCGGCGGGCGGAGTCGACCGACGCCGCCTACCTCGACTGTGGGACCTCCGGCGGTCCCGCGGGCGCCGAACTGGGCTTCTCGCTGATGATCGGCGGTCCAGAGTGGGCCTACGAGGAACTCACGCCGGTCTTCGACGCCGTCGCCACCGGGCCCGCGGGCCACGACCGCATGGGTCCCGCCGGCTCGGGCCACTACGTCAAGATGATCCACAACGGCGTCGAGTACGCCCTGATGCAGGCCTACGGCGAGGGGTTCGAACTGCTCGCCAACGGCCGCTACGACCTCGATCTGGAGGCCGTCGCGCGCACCTGGAACAACGGCGCCGTGATCCGCTCGTGGCTCCTGGAGCTGTGTGAGGAAGCGTTCCGCGAGGAGGGCACCGATCTGGGGACCGTCGCCGACCGCGTCGAGGGTGGCTCGACCGGGACCTGGACCGTCCAGGAGGCGCTCGAACAGGAAGTGCCGGTGCCGCTGATCTACCAGGCGTTGGCCGAACGCTTCGGCTCGCGGGCCGACGACGGGCGGTTCTCGCGCCGGCTTGCGAGTCGGCTCCGGTACGGCTTCGGTCGCCACGACGTGCCGCGACGATAG
- a CDS encoding histone gives MSVELPFAPVDAVIRRNADGLRVSAEAAEELARRIQTRGSSLAVDAATEATADGRKTLMPEDFGVDGIPDKDTLELPVAPVDRIARLDIDDDYRVSMDARVALADILEGFADDTATAAAALARHAGRRTIKGEDIETYFELGQYY, from the coding sequence ATGAGTGTCGAGCTACCGTTCGCGCCGGTCGACGCCGTTATCCGGCGAAACGCGGACGGGCTGCGGGTGAGCGCCGAGGCAGCCGAGGAACTGGCGCGCCGGATCCAGACACGCGGGTCGTCCCTGGCGGTCGACGCGGCCACCGAGGCGACCGCGGACGGGCGGAAGACGCTGATGCCCGAGGACTTCGGCGTCGACGGCATCCCGGATAAGGACACGCTCGAACTACCGGTGGCTCCGGTCGATCGCATCGCCCGACTCGATATCGACGACGACTATCGGGTGTCGATGGACGCCCGCGTCGCGCTGGCGGACATCCTCGAAGGGTTCGCCGACGACACGGCGACGGCCGCCGCGGCGCTGGCCCGACACGCCGGCCGGCGGACGATCAAAGGCGAGGATATCGAGACGTACTTCGAACTCGGGCAGTACTACTGA
- a CDS encoding histone deacetylase, which yields MNFGYREVCLDHDTGPRHPESPDRLRAVRRALKERHGVEYVAANDADTDLVRTVHDSDYIDEFRAFCDDGGGNWDADTVAVEATWNAALASAGTAVWAAEAALDGLDGRDTPFGLGRPPGHHAVEDDAMGFCFINNAAVAAQAALEREADRVAIFDWDVHHGNGTQDIFYDRGDVFYASIHEDGLYPGTGDLDETGAGDGEGATLNVKYEPGADTTDYLAAIDDCIAPAIADYDPDLLLISAGFDAHEHDPISRMRVTTEGYGAMTQRMRTLAEDCGAGLGFVLEGGYGLDTLADSITTVHEVFDGYEPVVSEGEVDEDARAVLDELADQGFGSK from the coding sequence ATGAACTTCGGCTACCGCGAGGTCTGTCTCGACCACGACACCGGGCCGCGCCATCCCGAGAGTCCCGACCGACTCCGCGCCGTGCGTCGCGCGCTCAAGGAACGCCACGGCGTCGAGTACGTCGCCGCCAACGACGCCGACACGGACCTCGTCAGGACCGTCCACGACAGCGACTACATCGACGAGTTCCGGGCTTTCTGTGACGACGGCGGGGGTAACTGGGACGCCGACACGGTCGCCGTCGAGGCAACCTGGAACGCCGCGCTGGCGTCGGCCGGCACCGCCGTCTGGGCGGCCGAAGCCGCGCTCGACGGGCTGGACGGCCGTGACACGCCATTCGGCCTCGGGCGCCCGCCGGGACACCACGCCGTCGAGGACGACGCGATGGGCTTTTGTTTCATCAACAACGCCGCCGTCGCCGCACAGGCCGCGCTGGAACGCGAGGCCGACCGGGTCGCCATCTTCGACTGGGACGTTCACCACGGCAACGGCACCCAGGACATCTTCTACGACCGCGGGGACGTGTTCTACGCCTCGATCCACGAGGACGGCCTCTACCCCGGGACGGGCGACCTCGACGAGACCGGGGCCGGCGACGGCGAGGGAGCGACCCTCAACGTCAAGTACGAACCCGGTGCCGACACGACCGACTACCTGGCGGCGATCGACGACTGTATCGCGCCGGCGATCGCGGACTACGACCCCGACCTGTTGCTCATCAGTGCCGGCTTCGACGCCCACGAACACGACCCGATCTCGCGGATGCGGGTCACGACCGAGGGGTACGGCGCGATGACCCAGCGGATGCGGACGCTGGCCGAGGACTGCGGGGCCGGCCTCGGGTTCGTGCTGGAAGGGGGCTACGGGCTGGACACGCTCGCGGACTCGATCACGACCGTCCACGAGGTGTTCGACGGCTACGAACCGGTCGTCTCCGAGGGCGAGGTCGACGAGGACGCCCGTGCGGTGCTTGATGAACTGGCCGATCAGGGCTTCGGGTCGAAGTAA
- a CDS encoding Brp/Blh family beta-carotene 15,15'-dioxygenase, translating into MSTAVPTRVRPVLGAVESTNRPLTLSRLALVAVALCFGALRLAGVSLSLSTQAAIYLFGMVALNLPHGGYEHFANLRRRRLAFRWRYLGLYLALVAAFVGLFVLAPVAGLALAIGVAVAKGGHGGLRVLDATTGTDHLDSHVQRALAVAVRGGAVMALPIFFWPGVFQAFSHAMVAIFEPGALAEYAAYFGTTRWLVGGGWALAAVTHVGLGYVRGGSSSWLADAGETFLLGVYFAVVPVVVAVGLYFPLWYSTRQVGRDVALDSRRGTGGPDLLAFEDPQRVALVTWGLLLAGAILTFAIAGLLYQFAPNPLGTASPLVGGVAFWSVFVSIIALPHVVVGGWLDSQQGIWMVP; encoded by the coding sequence ATGAGTACGGCCGTTCCGACCCGTGTCCGTCCGGTCCTGGGAGCCGTCGAGTCGACGAACCGTCCACTGACCCTCTCGCGGCTCGCGCTGGTCGCGGTGGCACTTTGCTTCGGTGCGCTCCGGCTGGCCGGTGTCTCGCTGTCGCTGTCGACACAGGCCGCCATCTACCTGTTCGGGATGGTCGCGCTGAACCTCCCTCACGGCGGCTACGAGCACTTCGCGAACCTCCGGCGGCGCCGGCTCGCCTTCCGCTGGCGCTACCTCGGGCTGTATCTCGCGCTCGTCGCTGCCTTCGTCGGACTGTTCGTGCTCGCGCCGGTCGCGGGGCTGGCGCTGGCGATCGGCGTCGCGGTCGCGAAAGGGGGCCACGGCGGCCTGCGGGTGCTGGACGCGACGACCGGGACCGACCACCTCGACAGCCACGTCCAGCGGGCGCTGGCCGTCGCGGTCCGGGGCGGCGCGGTGATGGCGCTGCCGATCTTCTTCTGGCCCGGGGTGTTCCAGGCGTTCAGCCACGCGATGGTCGCCATCTTCGAACCCGGCGCGCTGGCCGAGTACGCCGCGTACTTCGGGACGACCCGCTGGCTCGTCGGCGGCGGGTGGGCGCTGGCGGCGGTTACACACGTCGGGCTGGGGTACGTTCGCGGTGGCAGCAGCTCCTGGCTCGCCGACGCCGGGGAGACGTTCCTGCTGGGCGTCTACTTCGCGGTCGTCCCGGTCGTGGTGGCCGTCGGTCTGTACTTCCCGCTGTGGTACTCGACCCGGCAGGTCGGGCGGGACGTGGCGCTGGACAGCCGTCGGGGGACCGGCGGCCCTGACCTGCTCGCCTTCGAGGACCCACAGCGGGTGGCGCTGGTCACGTGGGGGCTCCTACTGGCCGGGGCGATCCTGACGTTCGCCATCGCGGGCCTGCTGTACCAGTTCGCACCGAACCCGCTGGGGACCGCCTCGCCGCTCGTGGGCGGAGTTGCCTTCTGGAGCGTCTTCGTCTCGATCATCGCGCTGCCCCACGTCGTCGTCGGGGGCTGGCTCGACAGCCAGCAGGGGATCTGGATGGTCCCCTGA
- a CDS encoding single-stranded DNA binding protein translates to MGALEDIYADIEADVSEEQFREAVEQKVEQMGGLADEETAAMLIAHELSEGEVNAVADIEPGMEEVKFLAKVMSIGDLRTFERDGEDEDGRVINVDVADETDSVRLAFWDEQAVSIDEGQLSVGEVLRIKGRPKDGYNGLELSVDKAEPDDEATIDVDPGGGSTIESLTLGQGDVTLRGLVLDTDSIRTFDRDDGSEGRVANLTLGDETGRVRVTLWDDRADRAEELSAGTAVEVVDGYVRERDGSLELHVGDGGAVDEIDESVAFEPDADDIAAVEIGETVDVAGVVRSADPKRTFDRDDGGEGQVRNIRVQDGTGDIRIALWGDKADKEIGPGDEVLAADVEIQDGWKDDKEASANWASTVVVLEDTVDVTASAGGDEENAGLGEFAEGDDTTASAADSGTDATATASASADGGAVAGETVEFTGTVVQTGDPIILDDGSETRTVETDERVQLGQEVTVRGRSTDDDRIDADDVF, encoded by the coding sequence ATGGGCGCACTAGAGGACATCTACGCGGACATCGAAGCCGATGTCTCCGAGGAGCAGTTCCGGGAGGCCGTCGAGCAGAAGGTCGAGCAGATGGGGGGGCTCGCCGACGAGGAGACGGCCGCGATGCTCATCGCCCACGAACTCAGCGAGGGCGAGGTCAACGCCGTCGCCGACATCGAACCGGGGATGGAGGAGGTGAAGTTCCTCGCGAAGGTCATGTCGATCGGCGACCTGCGGACCTTCGAGCGGGACGGCGAGGACGAGGACGGCCGGGTCATCAACGTCGATGTCGCCGACGAGACAGACAGCGTTCGCCTGGCGTTCTGGGACGAACAGGCGGTCTCGATCGACGAGGGACAGCTTTCGGTCGGCGAGGTGCTCCGGATCAAGGGCCGACCCAAGGACGGCTACAACGGGCTCGAACTCTCCGTCGACAAGGCCGAACCCGACGACGAGGCGACGATCGATGTCGACCCCGGCGGCGGCTCGACCATCGAGTCGCTGACGCTCGGCCAGGGCGACGTGACGCTCCGCGGACTGGTGCTGGATACCGATTCGATCCGCACGTTCGACCGCGACGACGGCAGCGAGGGCCGCGTAGCGAACCTCACGCTGGGCGACGAGACCGGCCGCGTTCGCGTGACGCTGTGGGACGACCGCGCCGACCGTGCCGAGGAACTGTCCGCGGGAACCGCCGTCGAGGTCGTCGACGGGTACGTCCGCGAGCGGGACGGCTCGCTGGAACTCCACGTCGGTGACGGCGGGGCGGTCGACGAGATCGACGAGTCGGTCGCGTTCGAACCCGACGCCGACGACATCGCCGCCGTCGAGATCGGCGAGACGGTCGACGTTGCGGGCGTCGTCCGTTCGGCCGACCCGAAGCGGACCTTCGACCGGGACGACGGCGGGGAAGGACAGGTCCGGAACATCCGCGTTCAGGACGGCACGGGCGATATCCGCATCGCCCTGTGGGGCGACAAGGCCGACAAGGAGATCGGACCCGGTGACGAGGTACTCGCCGCCGATGTCGAGATCCAGGACGGCTGGAAAGACGACAAGGAGGCCTCCGCCAACTGGGCGTCGACGGTCGTCGTCCTCGAAGACACCGTCGACGTGACCGCGTCCGCGGGCGGCGACGAGGAGAACGCAGGGCTCGGCGAGTTCGCCGAGGGCGACGACACGACCGCGTCCGCGGCCGACTCCGGCACCGACGCGACCGCCACAGCCAGCGCGTCGGCCGATGGTGGGGCCGTCGCCGGCGAAACGGTCGAGTTCACCGGGACAGTCGTCCAGACCGGCGATCCGATCATCTTGGACGACGGGAGCGAGACCAGAACCGTCGAGACCGACGAACGGGTCCAGCTCGGCCAGGAGGTCACCGTCCGCGGCCGCTCGACCGACGACGACCGCATCGACGCCGACGACGTGTTCTGA
- a CDS encoding aminopeptidase has protein sequence MDERIREHARVLVDWSARIEAGDDVVLRVDEGAHDLAVAVAEALGERGANLLSVYDSDEITRAYLRAHDGEFTTDPDYALALYERADSVLSLSGSNNTAGSADVPGERRQAYAKARAGIREARLDTDWVSTQHPTRAMAQQAGMAYEAYRDFVYEATLRDWEALAEEQARLKEILDDGSEVHLVAAGTDLTMSIADRIAVNSAASVAYDSHNLPSGEVFTAPEATEGVVTFDVPMTVQGRRIRGVELTFEDGAVVGWHAEQGGAVIEEVLSTDEGARRLGELGIGMNRGVDRVTDNILFDEKMGGTVHLALGRAYDACLPEGVAGNDSAVHEDLITTMGEGSRLEVDGDVIQHDGLFRWEDGFEA, from the coding sequence ATGGACGAACGCATCCGGGAACACGCACGGGTCCTGGTCGACTGGAGCGCGCGCATCGAGGCCGGCGACGACGTGGTCCTCCGGGTCGACGAGGGCGCCCACGACCTCGCGGTCGCCGTCGCCGAGGCCCTCGGCGAGCGCGGCGCGAACCTCCTGTCGGTGTACGACAGCGACGAGATCACGCGGGCGTACCTGCGAGCGCACGACGGCGAGTTCACGACCGACCCCGACTACGCCCTGGCGCTGTACGAGCGGGCCGACAGCGTCCTCTCGCTGTCGGGGTCGAACAACACCGCCGGCAGCGCGGACGTGCCCGGCGAGCGCCGCCAGGCCTACGCCAAGGCACGTGCGGGAATCCGTGAGGCCCGCCTGGACACCGACTGGGTGTCGACCCAACACCCCACGCGGGCGATGGCCCAGCAGGCCGGGATGGCCTACGAGGCCTACAGGGATTTCGTCTACGAGGCGACGCTGCGGGACTGGGAGGCACTGGCCGAGGAACAGGCCCGACTGAAGGAGATCCTCGACGACGGCAGCGAGGTCCACCTGGTCGCGGCGGGGACCGACCTCACCATGTCCATCGCCGACCGGATCGCGGTCAACTCGGCGGCCAGCGTCGCCTACGACTCGCACAACCTCCCGTCGGGCGAGGTGTTCACCGCCCCCGAGGCCACGGAGGGCGTCGTCACCTTCGACGTACCGATGACCGTCCAGGGCCGGCGGATCAGGGGCGTGGAACTCACCTTCGAGGACGGCGCCGTCGTCGGCTGGCACGCCGAACAGGGCGGTGCCGTGATCGAGGAGGTCCTGTCGACCGACGAGGGTGCCCGACGGCTGGGCGAACTGGGCATCGGGATGAACCGCGGCGTCGACCGGGTCACCGACAACATCCTCTTCGACGAGAAGATGGGCGGGACCGTCCACCTGGCGCTGGGGCGAGCCTACGACGCCTGTCTGCCCGAGGGTGTCGCCGGCAACGACAGCGCCGTCCACGAGGACCTCATCACGACGATGGGCGAGGGCTCACGGCTCGAAGTCGACGGCGACGTGATCCAGCACGACGG
- the cca gene encoding CCA tRNA nucleotidyltransferase encodes MSDEFDAVVERVRERVSPDDEERARLQRVATAVRRRAADAVADLPVAAEIVQVGSTARNTWTAGDRDIDVFVCFPPELDRETLESYGLEVGHAVLPEGREEYAEHPYVVGEVEGYAVDLVPCYDVAEATAIQSAVDRTPFHTRYLEARLDDRLAGEVRVTKQFLKGIGVYGSDLRTRGFSGYLTELLVVEYGGFRAFVEAAADWHPPVEFDPEDHAATTFEDPLVVVDPTDPERNVAAVCSARNVARLQHYARDLRADPRDGLFTPSEPAPYDASAVRAAIERRGTTPVAVRFETPDVVEDQLWPQLEKSLAGLTEELDRRGFDVLRSAAFAGESAVLLAELTVAERPAVERHEGPPVHVRQHAEGFYDAYADADVAGPFVDGDRYVVERDREFTTAADFLDSDALLDVRLGPHVESALEAGYDCLVGEELSELVPAFGVDLARYFDPKP; translated from the coding sequence ATGAGCGACGAGTTCGACGCCGTCGTTGAGCGGGTCCGCGAGCGAGTCTCGCCCGACGACGAGGAGCGCGCCCGCCTCCAGCGGGTCGCCACAGCGGTGCGACGACGGGCGGCCGACGCCGTCGCGGACCTCCCGGTGGCGGCCGAGATCGTCCAGGTAGGATCGACAGCTCGCAACACCTGGACCGCCGGTGACAGAGACATCGACGTGTTCGTCTGCTTCCCGCCGGAACTGGACCGCGAGACCTTAGAATCGTACGGCCTGGAGGTCGGTCACGCGGTGTTGCCCGAGGGCCGCGAGGAGTACGCCGAACACCCCTACGTCGTCGGCGAGGTCGAGGGGTACGCCGTCGACCTGGTGCCCTGTTACGACGTGGCCGAGGCGACGGCGATCCAGTCCGCTGTCGACCGCACCCCCTTCCACACCCGCTATCTCGAAGCACGGCTGGACGACCGGCTGGCCGGCGAGGTGCGGGTTACCAAACAGTTCCTGAAAGGCATCGGCGTCTACGGGAGCGACCTCCGGACGCGGGGCTTCTCGGGCTATCTGACGGAACTGCTGGTCGTCGAGTACGGCGGGTTCCGGGCGTTCGTCGAGGCGGCGGCCGATTGGCACCCGCCCGTCGAGTTCGATCCCGAGGACCACGCCGCGACGACGTTCGAGGACCCGCTGGTGGTCGTCGACCCGACCGACCCCGAGCGCAACGTGGCCGCGGTCTGTTCGGCGCGAAACGTCGCCCGACTCCAACACTACGCCCGGGACCTGCGTGCCGACCCACGGGACGGACTGTTCACGCCCAGCGAGCCCGCCCCCTACGACGCTTCGGCTGTCCGGGCGGCCATCGAGCGCCGCGGGACGACGCCGGTCGCGGTCCGGTTCGAGACCCCCGACGTGGTCGAGGATCAGCTCTGGCCGCAACTGGAGAAGTCCCTGGCCGGTCTGACCGAGGAACTGGACCGGCGTGGGTTCGACGTGCTCCGGTCGGCGGCGTTCGCCGGCGAATCCGCTGTACTGCTGGCCGAACTGACCGTCGCCGAGCGGCCGGCCGTCGAGCGCCACGAGGGGCCGCCGGTCCACGTCCGCCAGCACGCCGAAGGGTTCTACGACGCGTACGCCGACGCCGACGTTGCCGGCCCGTTCGTCGACGGCGACCGGTACGTCGTCGAGCGCGACCGGGAGTTCACGACGGCCGCCGACTTCCTCGACAGCGACGCCCTCTTGGACGTGCGGCTTGGCCCCCACGTCGAGTCGGCACTCGAAGCAGGGTACGACTGTCTCGTCGGTGAGGAACTCTCCGAACTCGTCCCGGCGTTCGGCGTCGACCTGGCGCGTTACTTCGACCCGAAGCCCTGA